One stretch of Variovorax sp. TBS-050B DNA includes these proteins:
- a CDS encoding LysR substrate-binding domain-containing protein, translating to MRFTEIETFRALMRAGSTRKAAALLHVTQPAISQSLKRLETQAGLRLFQRTGARLVPTPEAHALWSEVERVFIGMDAIEHRMRSLRDFGTNQLEISCYPAFGLGFMPRALERLKTQRGDDPWPQVSLQVLSSKDVRDRVAKGLSDFGLMADELPLDGIAHSTFARFPGVVVMPQGHALARFKRIELEQLAQVPFLALNPEDPSHRWLEAALAERGVVLRAAVQTPYAASVCEMALRGLGVGLVNPVTALDYADRGLVVRRLAADVFFSCVLAMPAGKVLSATARDFLSLMRRQLAEDEKRIQRCLR from the coding sequence ATGCGCTTCACCGAGATCGAGACCTTCCGCGCCCTGATGCGCGCCGGCTCCACGCGCAAGGCCGCCGCGCTGCTGCATGTGACGCAGCCCGCGATCAGCCAGTCGCTCAAGCGGCTCGAGACGCAGGCCGGCCTGCGCCTGTTCCAGCGCACCGGCGCCCGCCTCGTGCCCACGCCCGAGGCGCATGCGCTCTGGAGCGAGGTGGAGCGCGTCTTCATCGGCATGGACGCGATCGAGCACCGGATGCGCAGCCTGCGCGACTTCGGCACCAACCAGCTCGAGATCAGCTGCTATCCCGCCTTCGGGCTCGGCTTCATGCCGCGCGCGCTCGAACGGCTCAAGACCCAGCGCGGCGACGATCCGTGGCCGCAGGTCTCGCTGCAGGTGCTCAGCTCGAAGGACGTGCGCGACCGCGTGGCCAAGGGCCTGTCCGACTTCGGGCTGATGGCCGACGAACTGCCGCTCGACGGCATCGCGCATTCGACCTTCGCGCGCTTTCCGGGCGTCGTCGTGATGCCGCAGGGCCACGCGCTCGCGCGCTTCAAGCGCATCGAACTCGAGCAGCTCGCGCAGGTGCCCTTCCTCGCGCTGAATCCCGAAGATCCTTCGCACCGCTGGCTCGAGGCCGCGCTGGCCGAACGTGGCGTGGTACTGCGCGCCGCGGTGCAGACGCCCTACGCGGCCAGCGTGTGCGAGATGGCACTGCGCGGGCTGGGCGTGGGGCTGGTCAATCCGGTCACGGCGCTCGACTACGCCGATCGCGGCCTGGTCGTGCGCCGGCTCGCGGCCGACGTGTTCTTCTCGTGCGTGCTCGCCATGCCGGCGGGCAAGGTGCTTTCGGCCACGGCGCGCGATTTCCTCTCGCTGATGCGACGCCAGCTGGCGGAGGACGAGAAGCGCATCCAGCGCTGCCTGCGCTGA
- a CDS encoding HupE/UreJ family protein: MRHSAFRPAAALLALLLPLAAAAHTGADGGTHHGFAAGFMHPLTGTDHLAAMVAVGLWSALAARRAWPDLLWAPLAFAGMLLAGALMGLTGVQLPAVEPMIAASLLVLGLLVAARIRLPAAAAMALVGVFAVFHGLAHGHELAGGHGAALTLAGMVTATLLLHGAGIALGWALRHANAWLPRVAGGAVVALGAALLAQAA, from the coding sequence ATGCGCCATTCCGCTTTCAGGCCTGCCGCCGCCCTCCTTGCCCTGCTGCTGCCGCTCGCAGCCGCCGCCCACACGGGTGCGGACGGCGGCACACACCACGGCTTCGCCGCCGGCTTCATGCATCCGCTCACGGGCACCGACCACCTGGCCGCGATGGTCGCGGTCGGCCTCTGGAGCGCGCTGGCCGCGCGCCGCGCCTGGCCCGACCTGCTGTGGGCGCCGCTGGCCTTCGCGGGCATGCTGCTCGCGGGCGCCCTGATGGGGCTGACGGGCGTCCAGCTGCCGGCGGTCGAGCCGATGATCGCCGCCTCGCTGCTCGTGCTCGGCCTGCTGGTCGCCGCGCGCATCCGGCTGCCGGCCGCCGCGGCGATGGCGCTGGTCGGCGTGTTCGCGGTCTTCCATGGCCTGGCGCACGGCCACGAACTCGCGGGCGGACACGGCGCCGCGCTCACGCTGGCGGGCATGGTGACGGCCACGCTCCTGCTGCATGGCGCGGGCATCGCGCTCGGCTGGGCGCTGCGCCATGCCAACGCCTGGCTGCCGCGCGTGGCCGGCGGCGCGGTGGTGGCGCTCGGCGCCGCACTGCTCGCGCAGGCCGCTTGA
- a CDS encoding urease subunit beta, which translates to MIPGELLVDEGEHTLNPGRRTLTLVVQNTADRPIQVGSHYHFAETNGALGFDREAARGMRLHIASGAAVRFEPGQQRTVELVDFSGDRIVYGFRGLVQGKLE; encoded by the coding sequence ATGATCCCCGGCGAACTCCTGGTCGACGAAGGCGAGCACACGCTCAACCCCGGCCGCCGCACCCTCACGCTCGTGGTGCAGAACACCGCCGACCGGCCGATCCAGGTCGGCTCGCACTACCACTTCGCCGAGACCAACGGCGCGCTCGGCTTCGACCGCGAGGCCGCGCGCGGCATGCGGCTCCACATCGCCTCCGGCGCCGCGGTGCGCTTCGAGCCCGGCCAGCAGCGCACGGTCGAGCTGGTCGACTTCTCGGGCGATCGCATCGTCTACGGCTTTCGCGGCCTCGTTCAAGGGAAATTGGAATGA
- a CDS encoding urease subunit gamma — MELTPREKDKLLIFTAALLAERRKARGLKLNYPEAVALISAAVMEGARDGKSVAELMSEGRAVLTRADVMDGIAEMIPDIQVEATFPDGTKLVTVHQPIV, encoded by the coding sequence ATGGAACTGACCCCGCGCGAAAAAGACAAGCTGCTGATCTTCACCGCGGCGCTGCTGGCCGAACGCCGCAAGGCCCGCGGGCTCAAGCTCAACTACCCCGAGGCGGTCGCGCTGATCTCGGCCGCCGTGATGGAAGGCGCGCGCGACGGCAAGAGCGTGGCCGAGCTCATGAGCGAGGGCCGCGCGGTGCTCACGCGGGCCGACGTGATGGACGGCATCGCCGAGATGATCCCGGACATCCAGGTCGAGGCCACCTTTCCGGACGGCACCAAGCTGGTCACCGTCCACCAGCCGATCGTCTGA
- a CDS encoding GNAT family N-acetyltransferase — protein sequence MELRIRLDALEDPRIAAFLAQHLADMHRVSPPESVFALDLSELRRPGVRFWSGWITSGSGEALVAMAALKRLDAAHAELKSMRTAESVRGQGFAQRMLAHVLDEARAQGFERLSLETGNQLFFAPARGLYAKHGFEPCGPFGDYGPDPTSCFMTRLL from the coding sequence GTGGAACTCCGGATCCGCCTGGACGCGCTCGAGGATCCGCGCATCGCGGCTTTCCTCGCTCAGCACTTGGCCGACATGCATCGGGTCTCGCCGCCTGAAAGCGTTTTCGCACTCGATCTGTCGGAACTGCGCCGTCCCGGGGTTCGATTCTGGTCCGGCTGGATCACAAGCGGCAGCGGCGAAGCGCTGGTGGCGATGGCAGCGCTGAAGCGGCTCGACGCTGCACATGCCGAACTGAAATCCATGCGGACGGCTGAATCGGTGCGGGGCCAGGGCTTTGCCCAACGGATGCTCGCTCACGTGCTCGATGAGGCACGTGCTCAAGGGTTCGAACGCTTGAGCCTGGAAACGGGCAACCAGCTCTTCTTCGCGCCAGCACGGGGGCTGTACGCAAAACACGGATTCGAACCCTGCGGGCCGTTTGGCGACTATGGACCCGATCCCACCAGCTGCTTCATGACGCGGCTGCTCTGA
- a CDS encoding response regulator transcription factor, which yields MSELARSIAGGTDLVLIVDDVPDNLAVLHDALDESGYTVLVATNGEQALQRAAQARPDIVLLDAMMPGIDGFEVARRLKADAATAHIPIVFMTGLTETEHLVAALEAGGVDYVTKPIKPQEVLARMNVHLQGARRARQAARQAGQARNALDAFGYASFTVRLPEGRLIWQTALARELLERHCDTRAPETPAVVLEWLRRHAPEARQQGTEPPPLVITRGAGSLSLRLHRQTGEDDGGDEWMIVMRETSDTAVIEAMSLSLKLTAREAQVLYWVVKGKTNKDIGEILGSSPATAKKHLERVYVKLGVETRTAAAGVAIKRIRELQPQFEI from the coding sequence ATGAGCGAACTCGCGAGAAGCATCGCGGGCGGCACCGACCTGGTGCTGATCGTCGACGACGTGCCGGACAACCTCGCGGTGCTGCACGATGCGCTCGACGAATCGGGCTATACCGTGCTGGTGGCCACCAACGGCGAGCAGGCGCTGCAGCGCGCCGCGCAGGCGCGTCCCGACATCGTGCTGCTCGACGCGATGATGCCGGGCATCGACGGCTTCGAGGTCGCACGCCGGCTCAAGGCCGATGCCGCGACCGCGCACATCCCGATCGTGTTCATGACCGGCCTCACCGAGACCGAGCACCTGGTCGCGGCGCTCGAAGCGGGCGGCGTGGACTACGTCACCAAGCCGATCAAGCCGCAGGAAGTGCTGGCGCGCATGAACGTGCACCTGCAGGGCGCCCGGCGTGCACGGCAGGCCGCGCGGCAGGCCGGCCAGGCGCGCAATGCGCTCGATGCCTTCGGCTATGCGAGCTTCACGGTGCGGCTGCCGGAAGGCCGTCTGATCTGGCAGACCGCGCTGGCGCGCGAGCTGCTCGAGCGCCATTGCGACACCCGCGCGCCCGAGACGCCCGCGGTGGTGCTCGAATGGCTGCGGCGCCATGCGCCCGAGGCGCGGCAGCAGGGCACCGAGCCGCCGCCGCTCGTCATCACGCGCGGCGCGGGCAGCCTGAGCCTTCGGCTGCACCGGCAGACGGGCGAGGACGACGGCGGCGACGAATGGATGATCGTGATGCGCGAGACCTCCGACACCGCGGTGATCGAGGCGATGAGCCTGAGCCTCAAGCTCACGGCGCGCGAGGCCCAGGTGCTCTACTGGGTGGTGAAGGGCAAGACCAACAAGGACATCGGCGAGATCCTCGGCAGCAGCCCCGCCACCGCCAAGAAGCACCTGGAGCGGGTGTACGTGAAGCTCGGCGTCGAGACCCGCACGGCCGCCGCGGGCGTGGCGATCAAGCGCATCCGCGAGCTGCAGCCGCAGTTCGAAATCTGA
- the ureC gene encoding urease subunit alpha, with protein sequence MATIGRRAYAEIFGPTVGDRVRLADTELLIEVEADYTLRAGGYGEEVKFGGGKTIRDGMAQSQRTRAQGAVDTVLTNALILDHWGIVKADIGLKDGRIAAIGKAGNPDVQPGVDIVIGPGTEIISCEGHIVTAGGIDSHIHFICPQQIEEALASGITTMLGGGTGPATGTFATTSTPGPWHIERMLQAADAFPMNLGFLGKGNASLPGALHEQIEAGVIGLKLHEDWGTTPSAISNCLGVADETDTQVAIHSDTLNESGFVENTIAAVGGRAICAFHTEGAGGGHAPDILRVVGEANFLPSSTNPTMPYTVNTLDEHVDMLMVCHHLDAGIAEDLAFAESRIRKETIAAEDVLHDLGAISMMSSDSQAMGRVGEVVLRTWQTAHKMKLQRGALPEDSARNDNFRAKRYVAKYTINPAIAHGIAHEVGSIEVGKWADLVIWKPAFFGVKPFTVVKGGTIAMAAMGDPNASIPTPQPVHYRPMFGSYGGSLARSSLTFVSQAGLAAGIGERYGLAKPLSAVKNIRNVRKKDLIHNGYTPKMEIDAQTYAVRADGQLLTCEPAKLLPMAQRYFLF encoded by the coding sequence ATGGCGACCATTGGACGGCGTGCGTATGCGGAAATCTTCGGTCCCACGGTGGGCGACCGCGTGCGCCTCGCGGACACCGAGCTTCTGATCGAGGTCGAGGCCGACTACACCCTGCGCGCCGGCGGCTACGGCGAAGAGGTGAAGTTCGGCGGCGGCAAGACCATCCGCGACGGCATGGCGCAATCGCAGCGCACGCGCGCGCAGGGCGCGGTCGACACGGTGCTGACCAACGCGCTGATCCTCGACCACTGGGGCATCGTGAAGGCCGACATCGGCCTCAAGGACGGCCGCATCGCCGCCATCGGCAAGGCCGGCAACCCCGACGTGCAGCCGGGCGTGGACATCGTCATCGGCCCGGGCACCGAGATCATCAGCTGCGAGGGCCACATCGTCACCGCGGGCGGCATCGACAGCCACATCCACTTCATCTGCCCGCAGCAGATCGAGGAAGCGCTCGCCTCCGGCATCACCACCATGCTCGGCGGCGGCACCGGCCCGGCCACCGGCACCTTCGCTACCACCTCCACGCCGGGGCCCTGGCACATCGAGCGCATGCTGCAGGCGGCCGACGCCTTCCCGATGAACCTGGGCTTCCTCGGCAAGGGCAACGCCAGCCTGCCCGGCGCGCTGCACGAGCAGATCGAGGCCGGCGTGATCGGCCTCAAGCTGCACGAGGACTGGGGCACCACGCCGTCGGCGATCAGCAACTGCCTCGGCGTGGCCGACGAAACCGACACGCAGGTGGCGATCCACAGCGACACGCTCAACGAATCGGGCTTCGTCGAGAACACCATCGCGGCCGTCGGCGGCCGCGCGATCTGCGCCTTCCACACCGAAGGCGCGGGCGGCGGCCATGCGCCCGACATCCTGCGCGTGGTGGGCGAGGCGAACTTCCTGCCCTCCTCCACCAACCCCACGATGCCCTACACCGTGAACACGCTCGACGAGCACGTCGACATGCTCATGGTCTGCCACCACCTCGACGCCGGCATCGCCGAGGACCTGGCTTTCGCCGAATCGCGCATCCGCAAGGAGACCATCGCCGCGGAAGACGTGCTGCACGACCTGGGCGCGATCAGCATGATGAGCAGCGACAGCCAGGCCATGGGCCGCGTCGGCGAGGTGGTGCTGCGCACCTGGCAGACCGCGCACAAGATGAAGCTGCAGCGCGGCGCCCTGCCCGAGGACAGCGCGCGCAACGACAACTTCCGCGCCAAGCGCTACGTCGCCAAGTACACGATCAACCCCGCCATCGCGCATGGCATCGCGCACGAGGTGGGCTCGATCGAGGTCGGCAAGTGGGCCGACCTCGTGATCTGGAAACCGGCCTTCTTCGGCGTGAAGCCCTTCACCGTCGTTAAGGGCGGCACCATCGCGATGGCCGCGATGGGCGACCCGAACGCATCGATCCCCACGCCGCAGCCGGTGCACTACCGCCCCATGTTCGGCAGCTACGGCGGCTCGCTCGCCCGCAGTTCGCTCACCTTCGTCTCGCAGGCCGGCCTGGCCGCGGGCATCGGCGAGCGCTACGGCCTTGCCAAGCCACTGAGTGCGGTGAAGAACATCCGCAACGTGCGCAAGAAGGACCTGATCCACAACGGCTACACGCCGAAGATGGAGATCGACGCGCAGACCTATGCGGTGCGCGCCGACGGGCAGTTGCTGACCTGCGAACCGGCGAAGCTGCTGCCGATGGCGCAGCGGTATTTTCTGTTCTGA
- the ureE gene encoding urease accessory protein UreE has protein sequence MLTANKLMPQGRGLAPVLLKRAATIELDWDVRQKSRFDATDSQGRRIGVFLPRGTAVRGGDVLVAEDGSLVRVIAAPQPVLRITHCSAHGTPFDLTRAAYHLGNRHVPIELKPDHLKIEPDHVLADMLRSMHLIVAAVEEPFEPEGGAYGSHAHSHGHGHDHAHDHDHGHSHGSGSKPLVLAPELLDAHDHSHGHHDHSH, from the coding sequence ATGCTCACCGCCAACAAACTCATGCCCCAGGGCCGCGGCCTCGCGCCCGTGCTGCTCAAGCGCGCGGCCACCATCGAACTCGACTGGGACGTCCGCCAGAAGAGCCGCTTCGACGCCACCGATTCGCAGGGTCGCCGCATCGGCGTGTTCCTGCCGCGCGGCACCGCCGTGCGTGGCGGGGACGTGCTGGTGGCGGAGGACGGTTCGCTGGTCCGCGTGATCGCGGCGCCGCAGCCGGTGCTGCGCATCACGCACTGCAGCGCGCACGGTACGCCGTTCGATCTGACGCGTGCGGCCTATCACCTGGGCAATCGGCATGTGCCGATCGAGCTCAAGCCCGACCACCTCAAGATCGAACCCGACCATGTGCTTGCGGACATGCTGCGTTCGATGCACCTGATCGTGGCGGCGGTGGAAGAGCCCTTCGAGCCCGAGGGCGGCGCGTATGGATCGCATGCGCATTCCCACGGCCATGGACATGACCACGCGCATGACCATGACCACGGCCACTCCCATGGGAGCGGTTCGAAGCCGCTGGTGCTTGCGCCGGAACTGCTCGATGCGCACGACCACTCGCATGGGCATCACGATCATTCGCATTGA
- a CDS encoding ATP-binding protein, giving the protein MHRKGVNPAETSATTAEAPQRIVKVRRDYNSWVASETLEDYALRYTPQRFRKWSEWRVGNTAFGAASFLILEAVGATLLVQYGFANAFWAIVATGLIIFLAGLPISVYAARYGVDMDLLTRGAGFGYIGSTLTSLIYASFTFIFFALEAAVMAYALELALGVPPVWGYLVCALVVIPLVTHGVSAISRLQLWTQPLWLVMLVVPFVFVLVRDPGAFAGIVHYNGARSGGKGFDLHLFGAALTVGIALITQMGEQADYLRFMPARTAANRRRWWAGVLAGGPGWVVLGVLKMLGGALLAYLAITHMVPVERAVDPNQMYLAAYEYVFPQYGWAVAATALFVVISQLKINVTNAYAGSLAWSNFFSRVAHSHPGRVVWVVFNALIAFMLMEMNVFEALGDVLGLFANIAIAWMMAVVADLVINKPLGLSPPGIEFKRAHLWDINPVGVGAMALASLLSITAHLGVFGPLAQAFSALIALGTALVVSPLLAWATGGKYYLAREAAGGGARAVRWARVVGAADQGGYRRLAVQRCVICEREYEGPDMAHCPAYQGTICSLCCTLDARCGDLCKPHASLSAQWSSALRWLLPRISWRYLDTGLGHFLLLMLIVVPVLAAVFGVLYQQELRALEDSVSQMASLRSGFLKAYMALLVIAGVVAWWLVLAHQSRKVAQEESNRQTHLLMREIELHRATDQALQSAKQTADEAREVAEQAKLAADEARRAADQANQAKSRYISAISHELRTPLNSILGYAQLMGEDASVPPHRRQAVAVIKRGGEHLLSLIEGTLAIAHIEAGKLTLDARPMRFADTMRELADMFELQAAEKGLRFRFEAAGALPEVVRADEKRVCQILINLLGNAIKFTAAGEVTLRLSYAREFASVEIEDTGPGMTAEDIERIFEPFARGGAAAASTPGAGLGLTIAKMLTDLMGGEMKVRSTPGEGSLFCVRLFLPRLHGAAGTAAGRPAPAQRARRGYEGPRRRLLVVDNEEADRELLGHVLAPLGFELRSAASGHDALDLIAAGYRPDAMLVDLAMPGIDGWETIRRARRLGLVDAPVAIVSANAFDKGLENDVGIAAEDFLVKPVRHSELLDWLERRLRLQWTEAAAQPAPAASSAPALRPPSPERLRALGEAVSLGYFRGIMNALDAIDIEEPDCRAWTEAQRVLARQFAFEKIDCAPGVAP; this is encoded by the coding sequence ATGCACCGAAAAGGTGTGAACCCTGCCGAGACCTCCGCCACCACCGCCGAAGCGCCGCAGCGCATCGTCAAGGTGCGGCGCGACTACAACAGCTGGGTCGCGAGCGAGACGCTCGAGGACTACGCGCTGCGCTACACGCCGCAGCGCTTTCGCAAATGGTCCGAATGGCGCGTGGGCAACACGGCCTTCGGCGCGGCCTCGTTCCTGATCCTCGAGGCCGTGGGCGCGACGCTGCTGGTGCAGTACGGCTTCGCCAATGCCTTCTGGGCCATCGTCGCCACCGGGCTGATCATCTTCCTCGCGGGCCTGCCGATCAGCGTGTACGCCGCGCGCTACGGCGTCGACATGGACCTGCTCACGCGCGGCGCGGGCTTCGGCTACATCGGCTCGACGCTGACCTCGCTGATCTACGCCTCCTTCACCTTCATCTTCTTCGCGCTCGAGGCCGCGGTGATGGCCTATGCGCTCGAGCTGGCGCTCGGCGTGCCGCCCGTGTGGGGCTACCTGGTCTGCGCGCTGGTGGTGATTCCGCTCGTCACGCACGGCGTCTCCGCGATCAGCCGGCTGCAGCTGTGGACGCAGCCGCTCTGGCTGGTGATGCTGGTGGTGCCCTTCGTCTTCGTGCTGGTGCGCGATCCTGGTGCGTTCGCGGGCATCGTGCACTACAACGGCGCGCGATCGGGCGGCAAGGGTTTCGATCTGCACCTGTTTGGCGCGGCGCTCACGGTCGGCATCGCGCTCATCACGCAGATGGGCGAGCAGGCCGACTACCTGCGCTTCATGCCCGCGCGCACGGCCGCGAACCGGCGCCGCTGGTGGGCCGGCGTGCTGGCGGGCGGGCCGGGCTGGGTGGTGCTGGGCGTGCTCAAGATGCTCGGCGGCGCGCTGCTGGCCTACCTCGCGATCACGCACATGGTGCCGGTGGAGCGCGCGGTCGATCCGAACCAGATGTACCTTGCCGCCTACGAGTACGTGTTCCCGCAGTACGGCTGGGCGGTGGCCGCGACCGCGCTGTTCGTGGTGATCTCGCAGCTCAAGATCAACGTGACCAACGCCTATGCGGGCTCGCTCGCGTGGAGCAACTTCTTCTCGCGCGTGGCGCACAGCCATCCGGGCCGGGTGGTGTGGGTGGTGTTCAACGCGCTGATCGCCTTCATGCTGATGGAGATGAACGTGTTCGAGGCGCTCGGCGACGTGCTCGGGTTGTTCGCCAACATCGCCATCGCCTGGATGATGGCGGTGGTGGCCGATCTGGTCATCAACAAGCCGCTGGGCCTTTCGCCGCCGGGCATCGAGTTCAAGCGCGCCCATCTCTGGGACATCAACCCGGTGGGCGTGGGCGCGATGGCGCTGGCCTCGCTGCTGTCGATCACCGCGCACCTCGGCGTGTTCGGGCCGCTCGCGCAGGCCTTCTCGGCGCTGATCGCGCTCGGCACGGCGCTGGTGGTGTCGCCGCTGCTGGCCTGGGCCACGGGCGGCAAGTACTACCTGGCGCGCGAGGCGGCCGGCGGCGGTGCGCGCGCGGTGCGCTGGGCGCGCGTCGTCGGGGCGGCGGACCAGGGCGGCTACCGGCGCCTTGCGGTGCAGCGCTGCGTGATCTGCGAGCGCGAGTACGAGGGCCCCGACATGGCCCACTGCCCGGCCTACCAGGGCACGATCTGCTCGCTGTGCTGCACGCTCGACGCGCGCTGCGGCGACCTCTGCAAGCCGCACGCTTCGCTGTCCGCGCAGTGGTCGTCGGCGCTGCGCTGGCTGCTGCCGCGCATCAGCTGGCGCTACCTCGACACGGGCCTCGGCCACTTCCTGCTGCTGATGCTGATCGTGGTGCCGGTGCTCGCGGCGGTGTTCGGCGTGCTCTACCAGCAGGAGCTGCGCGCGCTGGAGGACAGCGTGTCGCAGATGGCCTCGCTGCGTTCGGGCTTCCTCAAGGCCTACATGGCGCTGCTCGTGATCGCGGGCGTGGTGGCCTGGTGGCTGGTGCTCGCGCACCAGAGCCGCAAGGTGGCGCAGGAGGAATCGAACCGTCAGACCCACCTACTGATGCGCGAGATCGAACTGCACCGCGCCACCGACCAGGCGCTGCAGTCGGCCAAGCAGACGGCCGACGAGGCGCGCGAGGTCGCCGAGCAGGCCAAGCTCGCGGCCGACGAGGCCCGCCGCGCCGCCGACCAGGCCAACCAGGCCAAGAGCCGCTACATCAGCGCGATCAGCCACGAGCTGCGCACGCCGCTCAACAGCATCCTCGGCTATGCGCAGCTGATGGGCGAGGACGCCTCGGTGCCGCCGCACCGGCGCCAGGCGGTGGCGGTGATCAAACGCGGCGGCGAGCACCTGCTGTCGCTGATCGAGGGCACGCTGGCCATCGCCCACATCGAGGCCGGCAAGCTCACGCTCGATGCGCGGCCGATGCGCTTCGCCGACACCATGCGCGAGCTGGCCGACATGTTCGAACTGCAGGCGGCCGAGAAGGGGCTGCGCTTTCGCTTCGAGGCCGCGGGCGCGCTGCCCGAGGTGGTGCGCGCGGACGAGAAGCGGGTGTGCCAGATCCTGATCAACCTGCTGGGCAACGCGATCAAGTTCACGGCGGCGGGCGAGGTGACGCTGCGGCTCTCGTATGCGCGCGAGTTCGCCTCCGTCGAGATCGAGGACACGGGTCCCGGCATGACGGCTGAGGACATCGAGCGCATCTTCGAACCCTTCGCGCGCGGCGGCGCGGCCGCGGCTTCCACGCCCGGCGCGGGCCTGGGCCTCACGATCGCGAAGATGCTGACCGACCTGATGGGCGGCGAGATGAAGGTGCGCAGCACGCCGGGCGAGGGTTCGCTGTTCTGCGTGCGGCTGTTCCTGCCGCGCCTGCACGGCGCGGCCGGTACCGCCGCGGGCCGGCCGGCGCCGGCGCAGCGTGCGCGGCGCGGCTACGAGGGCCCGCGCCGGCGGCTGCTGGTGGTCGACAACGAGGAAGCCGACCGCGAACTGCTGGGCCATGTGCTCGCACCGCTCGGCTTCGAGCTGCGCAGCGCCGCCAGCGGGCACGATGCGCTCGACCTGATCGCGGCCGGCTACCGGCCCGACGCGATGCTGGTCGACCTGGCCATGCCGGGCATCGACGGCTGGGAGACGATCCGCCGCGCGCGCCGGCTGGGGCTGGTCGATGCGCCGGTGGCGATCGTCTCGGCCAATGCCTTCGACAAGGGGCTGGAGAACGACGTCGGCATCGCGGCCGAGGACTTCCTCGTCAAGCCGGTGCGCCACAGCGAGCTGCTCGACTGGCTCGAACGCCGCCTCCGCCTGCAATGGACCGAGGCCGCGGCGCAGCCGGCGCCGGCGGCTTCCAGCGCGCCTGCGCTGCGGCCGCCCTCGCCCGAGCGCCTGCGCGCGCTCGGCGAGGCCGTGAGCCTGGGATACTTCCGCGGCATCATGAACGCACTCGACGCCATCGACATCGAAGAGCCCGACTGCCGCGCATGGACCGAAGCGCAGCGCGTGCTCGCGCGGCAGTTCGCGTTCGAGAAGATCGATTGCGCACCGGGCGTGGCGCCATGA
- a CDS encoding type II toxin-antitoxin system death-on-curing family toxin has product MTAANDNWVWLSVRLVLATHEEQLAEHGGPAGVRDHGMLESALARPQHRALYGSPDAADLAASYAFGLARNHPFVDGNKRAAFVALEVFLDLNGWTLTATDEDCVTTTLALAAGELGEEELADWIRAHLMRC; this is encoded by the coding sequence GTGACTGCTGCGAACGACAACTGGGTCTGGTTGAGCGTACGGCTCGTTCTGGCCACCCACGAAGAGCAGTTGGCGGAGCATGGCGGTCCCGCCGGGGTACGCGATCATGGGATGCTGGAATCGGCGCTGGCGCGGCCGCAGCATCGGGCGCTGTACGGTTCACCGGACGCTGCCGATCTCGCGGCCAGCTATGCCTTCGGGTTGGCGCGCAATCATCCGTTCGTGGACGGCAACAAGCGTGCCGCGTTTGTCGCACTGGAAGTCTTTCTCGATCTCAACGGCTGGACGCTCACGGCTACCGACGAGGACTGCGTGACCACCACGCTGGCGCTCGCCGCGGGTGAACTGGGCGAAGAGGAACTCGCCGATTGGATTCGCGCGCACCTGATGCGTTGCTGA
- a CDS encoding AbrB/MazE/SpoVT family DNA-binding domain-containing protein, whose product MSALKLTQIGNSVGVILPKEMLAKMNLGKGDTVYLSEAASGGYLLSPYDADFARQMEAARRVMKKRRNVLRELAK is encoded by the coding sequence ATGTCCGCGCTCAAACTGACCCAAATCGGCAACTCGGTGGGCGTCATCCTGCCCAAGGAGATGCTGGCGAAGATGAACCTCGGCAAGGGCGACACCGTCTACCTGTCGGAGGCCGCTTCGGGCGGCTACTTGCTCTCGCCCTACGACGCGGATTTTGCGCGCCAGATGGAAGCAGCACGTCGTGTGATGAAGAAGCGGCGCAACGTGCTGCGAGAACTGGCGAAGTGA